One genomic window of Monodelphis domestica isolate mMonDom1 chromosome 1, mMonDom1.pri, whole genome shotgun sequence includes the following:
- the LOC130453511 gene encoding zonadhesin-like encodes MAIAMTRTHLVLGGPTIVLEGTQPVLEDPTIVLEGTQPVLEDPTIVLEGTQPVLEDPTIVLEGTQPVLEDPTIVLEGIHPVLADPTIVLEGTHPVLEDPTIVLEGTRPVLEDPTIVLEGTQPVLEEPTIVLEGTQPVLEDPTIVLEGIHPVLEDPTIVLEGTHPVLEDPTIVLERTHPVLEYPTIVLEGTHPVLEDPTIVLERTHPVLEDPTIILEGTHPVLEDPTIVLEDTQPVLEDSAIVLEGTHLVLKDPTIVLEGTHPVLKDPTIVLEGTHPVLKDPTIVLEGTHLVLEDPIIVLEGTTHLGTLLAHITKETVQNDREAKELL; translated from the coding sequence ATGGCCATTGCCATGACAAGAACCCACCTGGTCCTGGGGGGCCCCACCATTGTCCTGGAAGGCACCCAACCAGTCCTGGAGGACCCCACCATTGTTCTGGAGGGCACCCAACCAGTCCTGGAGGACCCCACCATTGTTCTGGAGGGCACCCAACCAGTCCTGGAGGACCCCACCATTGTTCTGGAGGGCACCCAACCAGTCCTGGAGGACCCTACCATTGTCCTGGAGGGAATCCACCCAGTCCTGGCGGACCCCACCATTGTCCTGGAGGGAACCCACCCAGTCCTGGAGGACCCCACCATTGTCCTGGAGGGAACCCGCCCAGTCCTGGAGGACCCCACCATTGTCCTGGAGGGCACCCAACCAGTCCTGGAGGAGCCCACCATTGTTCTGGAGGGCACCCAACCAGTCCTGGAGGACCCTACCATTGTCCTGGAGGGAATCCACCCAGTCCTGGAGGACCCCACCATTGTCCTGGAGGGAACCCACCCAGTCCTGGAGGACCCCACCATTGTCCTGGAGAGAACCCACCCAGTCCTGGAGTACCCCACCATTGTCCTGGAGGGAACCCACCCAGTCCTGGAGGACCCCACTATTGTCCTGGAGAGAACCCACCCGGTCCTGGAGGACCCCACCATTATCCTGGAGGGCACCCACCCGGTCCTGGAGGACCCTACAATTGTCCTGGAGGACACCCAACCAGTCCTGGAGGACTCTGCCATTGTCCTGGAGGGCACCCACCTAGTCCTAAAGGACCCCACCATTGTTCTGGAGGGCACCCACCCAGTCCTAAAGGACCCCACCATTGTCCTGGAGGGCACCCACCCAGTCCTAAAGGACCCCACCATTGTCCTGGAGGGAACCCACCTGGTCCTGGAGGACCCCATAATTGTCCTGGAGGGCACCACCCACCTGGGCACCCTCCTGGCCCACATCACTAAGGAAACAGTGCAAAACGATAGGGAGGCCAAGGAGCTACTTTGA